One part of the Planifilum fimeticola genome encodes these proteins:
- the gerD gene encoding spore germination lipoprotein GerD, protein MRNILLSAMILILATACSNPAQRPESQGPDYQQIKEMVVDVLQTNEGKKAIREMMKDPEFKREVVIADRDVEKAVAKTMQDPKTKKQLEDILKKREVAKNLAEVTRKEQEKLMKQLMKDPEYQKLLMDVLRDPEFEENLLHLMKSRQYRKEMTKVMEEALETPSFQKKFEKLLEEAVKKAEQKKKKDGGSQEGGGQEQQQGGTNSA, encoded by the coding sequence ATGCGCAACATCCTTCTCTCCGCTATGATCCTTATTCTTGCCACCGCGTGCAGCAATCCGGCCCAACGCCCCGAAAGCCAGGGGCCGGATTACCAGCAGATAAAGGAAATGGTCGTCGACGTCCTGCAGACCAACGAAGGGAAAAAGGCGATCCGGGAAATGATGAAGGACCCGGAATTCAAGCGGGAAGTGGTCATCGCCGACAGGGATGTGGAAAAGGCCGTCGCCAAGACCATGCAGGATCCGAAGACGAAAAAGCAACTGGAAGACATCCTCAAAAAACGGGAAGTGGCCAAAAACTTGGCCGAAGTGACCCGCAAGGAACAGGAAAAGCTGATGAAGCAGCTGATGAAGGATCCCGAGTACCAAAAACTGCTGATGGATGTCCTGCGGGACCCGGAATTTGAGGAAAACCTTCTCCACCTGATGAAAAGCCGTCAATACCGCAAAGAGATGACCAAGGTGATGGAAGAGGCCCTGGAAACCCCGTCCTTCCAGAAGAAATTTGAGAAGCTCCTGGAAGAGGCGGTGAAGAAAGCGGAACAGAAAAAGAAAAAGGACGGCGGGTCTCAGGAGGGCGGTGGCCAAGAACAGCAACAGGGAGGAACCAACAGTGCGTGA
- a CDS encoding ImmA/IrrE family metallo-endopeptidase, producing the protein MELTEKSRIQTILDNAWQMIRETDIRWLPVDPFLLAERLGVRIIPARRIAKSEHFDPRSVDRERGAVLLVHREKKRFTIVLDDGPHPEELLRWTVLRELGHIRLGHADAPEEGGNLRKRSPIHVREAERFAAEVLAPLPLLRAADTTRREAIRFMCEIPDPVAEEREQALKGYDETCRAAEEWMRRQFAEYLKPVAHCASPDGHYGLLGTIKRNPEGRPMNQKHAYVETDEKGRFLFCPRCGNRNFSEDAKYCKMCGIYLFNECTNQSRFDEQIGSDGWCGRINPGDARYCEHCGAETILTQLGLLKPWQEVMIPKKEVATSRVPDPMEENDGKPIEISKDEIPF; encoded by the coding sequence ATGGAGTTGACGGAAAAATCCCGAATCCAGACCATCCTGGACAACGCCTGGCAAATGATCCGCGAAACGGATATCCGCTGGCTGCCCGTCGATCCCTTCCTCCTCGCCGAACGGCTGGGAGTCCGGATCATTCCCGCCCGCCGGATCGCCAAAAGCGAACATTTCGATCCCCGATCGGTGGATAGGGAGCGCGGCGCTGTCCTTCTCGTCCACCGGGAAAAGAAGAGGTTCACCATCGTCTTGGATGATGGGCCGCATCCCGAGGAGCTGCTCCGGTGGACCGTCCTGCGCGAACTGGGGCATATCCGGCTCGGACACGCGGACGCTCCGGAGGAGGGCGGAAACCTCCGGAAACGATCCCCCATCCACGTCCGGGAAGCGGAACGGTTCGCGGCGGAGGTGCTCGCCCCCCTGCCTCTTTTGCGGGCGGCCGACACGACCCGGCGGGAAGCGATCCGCTTTATGTGCGAAATTCCCGATCCGGTGGCGGAGGAGCGGGAGCAAGCCCTGAAAGGGTACGATGAAACCTGCCGGGCGGCGGAGGAATGGATGAGGCGGCAGTTCGCGGAATATCTGAAGCCGGTGGCCCACTGTGCCAGTCCCGACGGGCATTACGGCCTGCTGGGAACGATAAAACGGAATCCGGAGGGAAGACCGATGAATCAAAAGCACGCCTACGTGGAGACGGACGAGAAGGGCCGGTTCCTGTTTTGCCCCCGTTGCGGAAACCGAAATTTCTCCGAGGATGCAAAGTATTGCAAAATGTGCGGTATCTACCTGTTTAACGAATGCACCAACCAGTCCCGGTTTGACGAGCAGATCGGCTCCGACGGCTGGTGCGGCCGCATCAATCCGGGGGATGCCCGGTATTGCGAGCACTGCGGGGCGGAAACGATCCTCACCCAGCTCGGACTGCTCAAACCCTGGCAGGAAGTGATGATTCCCAAGAAGGAAGTGGCCACCTCCCGGGTTCCCGATCCGATGGAGGAAAACGACGGAAAGCCGATCGAAATCTCCAAGGACGAGATTCCCTTCTGA